ATTTTCACAATAACGATAAATTGAACAATAAGTTTATAGTATGCATCGATCTCAGTAAAATGTCTGAAATAATTGGTTTGATCGGTATCAATTTTCTATTCATCATCCCAGCTCTACTATAGACAAACATTCATAGGGGCTTACCTTTTGATACAGTGAGTGCAGGCGACCATTGAGATCTCAATATATCCAGACAAATGCTTCCATTACTGTTGATATTGGGGTGGTAGATCTTTGTCGTGAACGCAACCTGCAATTGAATTGAAacattttatcaaccagcacatacTGCTAGCACTATGAATTGTTTCCTAATGTAAACTGATCTTatgtgcttttaaaactcacctttGGTGGTTTGAAGGGGTAATCTGTAGGGAAGTGTATAGTCAAAAAGAACACCCCTCCCTGATAAGGACTGTCATTCTAAAAGAAGAGGGGAAAAACATGTTTAGAAGGAGAAGAACACCTGTAAAAGCTTAATTGTTGCCAAGCTATATGTTAATAAGAGAAAAGGGAAATTAAATCACATACCGGACCCATTATTGTCGCCTGCCAGTGAAACACTAAATACAATTTCAAATGGGTTACAATTAATACAGAACAATGCAATGTCATAGCCTAGCCCATTGCATGGGTCCCACTCAAAAGTTACTTAAATGTATGTATAGTGTAGGTGTGCATTTCACACTACTGAACGTCTAACAGACTGGCACAGACTGTTTTTAAAAACATGACAAATATGTCCTTCATGTGATCAATACATAGGATTTATTCCATAGTTACTTACAATCATCTCCAACTGGTCCCGCTGAGCACTGTGCAGGCGGATCCCTCTGCAAATCTGTCAGTTCCTAAAGAGATGAACAATAATAGATCAATTACATTTGAGTCCACTTCTAGCTGATGTGGCAGA
This sequence is a window from Oncorhynchus keta strain PuntledgeMale-10-30-2019 chromosome 14, Oket_V2, whole genome shotgun sequence. Protein-coding genes within it:
- the LOC118393215 gene encoding ubiquitin-conjugating enzyme E2 D4, with product MALKRIQKELTDLQRDPPAQCSAGPVGDDLFHWQATIMGPNDSPYQGGVFFLTIHFPTDYPFKPPKVAFTTKIYHPNINSNGSICLDILRSQWSPALTVSKVLLSICSLLCDPNPDDPLVPEIAHTYKADREKYNRLAREWTQKYAM